From Eptesicus fuscus isolate TK198812 chromosome 13, DD_ASM_mEF_20220401, whole genome shotgun sequence, the proteins below share one genomic window:
- the LOC103303434 gene encoding olfactory receptor 52D1-like yields MISASASNDTAFHPSTFILLGIPGMQDQHVWVAIPFCSMYILALVGNSTILYIILTDRSLHEPMYLFLCLLSITDLVLCSTTLPKMLTIFWLRSHIISYHGCLTQMFFVHTVFATESAVLLAMAFDRYVAICRPLHYTSVLNATVIGKIGLACVARGLLFVFPFVILIERLPFCGHHIIPHTYCEHMGIAKLACASIKPNTIYGLTVALSVTGMDVILIATSYGLILQAVLRLPSKDAQFRAFSTCGAHICVILVFYIPAFFSFFTHRFGHQVPPHVHIVLANLYLLLPPVLNPLVYGINTKQIRLRLFSFFMWRR; encoded by the coding sequence ATGATCTCTGCATCTGCCTCCAATGACACTGCCTTCCACCCTTCCACATTTATTCTTCTTGGAATCCCTGGGATGCAAGACCAACATGTTTGGGTTGCCATCCCCTTCTGCTCCATGTATATACTTGCTCTGGTTGGCAATAGTACCATCCTGTACATCATCCTGACAGATAGATCTTTACATGAGCCAATGTATCTCTTCCTGTGTCTACTTTCCATCACTGACCTGGTACTCTGTTCAACCACATTGCCCAAAATGCTGACAATCTTCTGGCTTAGGTCCCACATAATTTCCTACCATGGCTGCCTCACCCAGATGTTTTTTGTTCACACGGTCTTTGCCACCGAGTCTGCTGTTCTGCTGGCCATGGCTTTTGACCGCTATGTGGCTATCTGCCGTCCACTTCATTATACATCCGTCCTCAATGCCACAGTGATTGGGAAGATTGGGCTGGCATGTGTGGCCCGTGGCCTTCTCTTTGTTTTCCCCTTTGTCATCCTCATAGAACGCTTACCTTTCTGTGGACATCACATCATCCCCCACACCTACTGTGAGCACATGGGCATTGCCAAGCTGGCCTGTGCTAGCATCAAGCCCAACACTATTTATGGTCTCACTGTGGCACTTTCAGTCACTGGCATGGATGTGATCCTCATCGCCACTTCGTATGGCTTGATCCTGCAGGCTGTGCTGCGTCTACCCTCCAAGGATGCCCAATTCCGAGCATTTAGCACTTGTGGAGCCCACATTTGTGTAATTCTTGTCTTCTACATccctgcatttttttcttttttcacccaCCGCTTTGGCCACCAAGTACCTCCTCATGTCCACATTGTACTTGCAAATCTCTATCTCCTTTTGCCCCCTGTTCTCAACCCCTTGGTCTATGGCATTAACACCAAACAGATCCGTCTGAGACTATTTAGCTTTTTTATGTGGAGGAGGTAA